AACACCATGATGAAGCACTGCAATTGATCTGGGTCTCCCCTACTATATTCAAGAGATTATTTGAACACCCTTCAATGCTTATTTAACCAATCATGGATCTTATCATAAACAAATAGGATTATTTTGATTCCCTTTTGAGTTACTAGCCCATACAACTCATAATATTCATCCTTATATGATTGTTGGTGGTTGGACTGCAGGATGTTTCTATTCAAACAGTCTGGGAGGTTTGAAAAGCTTTGAGAACCCAAAGAACAAGGTCACTGCTATTTTAGCAAATGAAGAAGAGATATGTGGTGCAACTTTCGAGGTTACTGTTCATTCTCTTCTATGAAAATATGAATGTTTAATGTTTTCTAATATTTTGAGGAAAACTTTTTTCTTATATTGATTGTAGATTATGTCAGATGTCTGATACCCTTTTTTCCTCGATATATAATATGAGAACCACATTACATGAGGACTGCAACAAGGCCACAAATATTAAACTGAAGTAAATAAATTTCTGCATCAAGCTTTTTGTCTTGAATATCTTGACTGTGTATTGGATTTGGCAGTCAATTAATGGATATCATTACATAGATACATGGGAATTCTTGGTGAGACTAAAAGCTTACGGAGATAGAACTGAAGTTATGTCTACGGGTAAATGGCACGCATGAGAATAGCATATCCAATATCAGGTTTGGGTCAAAGTGGCAACTGAAAAAGgagaaatggaagaaaaagTGTGATGGTTTCATGTCTCCCAAACCAAGAACCAGACATGGTGGTGTTAGCAGAGACAGTAGATCTGGCCTTCTCCAATCTTTTTACTAATTAAAGGACCTAGATGGGCTTTCAATTAAGCAGGAAGCTTTGATGTGCCAAAAAAAGGATTCCTTCCAAGAAACATGGAATCTGCCGTCTAATTGCATCACTCAtactaagaaaaataacttgtattGTTTTTGAGAAAGGATGAAAAACTTGTATTATCTTTCATCTTCCTTAAcaaaatataaaagtttaattTCTCCTATTATATATTCCAGGTTGAAGGATCTACCGTCCTCACAGCAACCCATTAGAAGCGAGCTGCAAGTTAGTTGTGGAGCAGGGGATAGTATGTTGCTGTGAAGGGATGCACAAGGCATGAAGTTACCATGTATATAATGTTGGAATGCCATGAGTTTAGCTAGTCCTTTGCTTTGTGCTTGTGTCTGGAGGTTGTTCTCATATTGAAAAAATCTTGGGTAGTTCTCTTTATCAATTTGGAATAATCTTGTAGGTGCAATCTTCCTTCATAAATGCATCGAGTTCAGACCTTATGTATGTAAATTTTGTTATGTTCAGGAGAATGCTGGAAGCAACTCTTTCCGTATCATatagaatttattttttttttgcatattatCTTATGATCCTTAGCACTTGTTGCAAAACCCAAGGCAGGgttctttaaaaatttaaaaaataaaataaaattcaatgGTGGAGTTTCTCACCCTTTTTTACAGGGCATAAAGGGGGTAAGGTCTGAAAAACAAGTCTCTTTTGAATCCAATTATTCTTTGGGGATATACATGTGTTATGCATAGCAAAAGGAATGATTCATTTCCCAAGTTCTTAAATGTTTTGCATATAAAATATTTCTGATAGCATTAAAGATATTCAAAATAAAGACTCACATAAAAACAATACTTtctttaaaaaatgaaaaaaactaTGCCAAGTGAAGGGAAAGAAATAAGAATTACATGGTTTGGTGTTTTCTATATGTTTACGGGGCATCACGTCAGAAAGAACAAAAGTCATGGAGGCCATGTTAAAAATGTCACAACTTAACATTTTACCAAGAGTGATGGAAGGAGACATCATAAGAATGAATATTGGGCTGGGACAAGCTACAACCTGCATGACCTAACCCATATGTAAGTTATTTAGCCTTTCTTACACTAATCCTATATTTACCTTTAGTGATCCTAACCAAAAGTTTTAATTGTTTAAGGTTTCTACAATTACTCTAAGACAAACCTTAGTGATTGTAAATTTAAGCCCTTGTGCTGGTGAGCACTATTAGCACAAGAACTACTACAAACATAGGTATACTTTTAGACattatttgtaacaatccaggatcTTGCTTAAAAAGGTAGCTAAGAAagtattatttaagtttcttagCCTGTATATATATTCAAGATCTACTAAATATATAATCGATCCAGAACCAAGGATACGCCCTCATAAATTGGTTCACTTAGAGGAAGACCATTTTGAAGTTATCATAAGGCTAGGCCGCCCCACATAAATAACCAGCAGCAAGTATACATTTTGATGTTGAACATGCAATCATGCGACATTTACTTGTGATTCCAGGCTGATGTTGGTGGGGTTCTCTTGATACTGATCCGATCAACTAGATCTGAGTTGAGCTCAAAACAGGTCCAACGCCTTACGTCTATGTCAGATAAATCTGACCCTACTACTACAGATGATGTCTTCATTTCAATGTTAGTCCAGATAAAATCCAAATCATCCAACACCATCTATTTAGGCATTCAATATGTGCTTATAGTCAACTTTGACAATTATTTATAGTTCTAGTCATTAGTCAATGCAGGGAAAGCTAAAGCcaacaaataatatcaaatatcCAAGTTCTCTTGTAGTCAAATTTTTGACTTGTTGTTTTGTCTTTATTACATTGCTAATCATCTACAATGTTTGTTTCTAATGCGCTTCCTGGCTAGGCCGTTTTGGGATTTTCTCCATCTCTTATTTACTCTTTCCTCCGATGATTTCGGTTTTAGCactgtttttctttttgtttccagAAAAAATGTGATGtttatttcataaattttctgatgtGTTCATCCTGACCCTAGGAAAGCATATATGCAGTATTCTTTTTGTTGTTTGAAGAGAAGGGTAAAGTATCCATCGAATATATTGAAACACAACTAGCTAGCATTTCAAGAttaaaggaaagagaagaaaaaggaagggaCTGCAAAATACAAGAAGAGATGCAGAGGGAAAGTAAAAGGAGAGGAGAGTACATATGCCATATGTTAATTTATCATTGTAGTGGCAGAAATCGCAAGCTTTTCAAACGTAAGGAGTATCTCTATTGttgtttccttcttttctttctttctttgattttttttttcttttttttttttgtactgaAACAGGCGTATCATACAACGCAGGTACGGATACACCCAGTAGAATCGGCAAACAAAAAGGTCCGAAATACACCAGGCATCTCATCCTCTTCAACCCATAGGGCGCCTTCTGAGTGGCGCACTACAAATGCCGCCACCCAGTCCACTGCCCCATTAGCTTCACGATATACATGTACAGCTTGAAATGCGACAGCTTTTCTCACCATTAACCAAATATCATGAAGCAAGGGATGAACTCCTCCATCACTATTCAGGCTCCTTCGGACCCAACTGATCACCATAGCCGAGTCCCCTTCCAAAAGGATGGAAGTCGCCTGAAGCACATGTCGTGCATAATGCAATCCCATCCAAGCCGCCCATAACTCTACGTCTGGAGCCGAGGTGTCGAAGAGCTGACACCCCCTCCTGCCACTACACTTGAACTCGGGCCCCTGATGACAAAACCGGTCCCTCCCTTCCTACCACCATCTAGGACAGAGccgtcaaaattgaccttgaggaaactcgggggtgggggcttccAGGTGAAGAAAATCGTATGAGGAGCTGCCGAAGCAATATGGGGGCCCCAAATGTTCCAAGCTGTCAAAGGTCGGTGATCTAAATCTGCATGGATAGTCTTTGCTGCCTGTGCCCGAGCCTGCTCCATCACGAATCGTGGGGACGGACTGTGCTCGCCAAATACCCTAGTATTATTAGCCATCCATACCTGATAAACTGTGCAGGACGTCATAATAGCCACCCGACGTATCTGGGGAACACCAGACCAGTGCCAAACCACCTCAAGAAAGTGGTCCCTCTGGCTCCAAGTATCCTTCGAGATCCCGGACAGTCTCCATGTCTCCCTCGCCCACACACACTGGGGCTTGTTTGCTGCTTCCACTATGTCATGATCTCATACGATCGTCAACCCTAGACAGTAGCATACGAAATGATCTCTTATTATGAATTATTGGATTTGATGGATAGCTTTTATGAGTAAATTTAGTTTGATATATTTAACGGTGTATATGATAAGTGATTTATTTTCACAGTAAATTTTACTATATGTTATAAAAACTGTTTATGATGATCTTGTTATATACAAACTAACagaatttttgtttcttaaACAAATAACTAGATTCAAATTAGCCAAGAATCATGCTTTATATATACAAGGACcggtaaccaaaaaaaaatccagatcCATGACAATTATTATGACTTATATAAAGTCATGCAATAATTTTCAATGGAAATAATGTATATATGAGCTTTGCAATTTGATTCCATTCATGAGCTAATTTTGGAATAGCCCAAAAAACAAATATGCCATGTGTATAGAGAGCGAAACTTTCGAGCTAATTGCTTAACCGGAGATGAAAGAAGAGGTGGTACAACTTTGTGTTTGAAGTATCCAAACCTAGACATAAGTCAAGCATCTTAAAATTTTATCTTCTGATAAATATATCAGATTTAATTTTTATGATTGAGGAATATGATGGAAAGGATGAGAAAAGTATATAGTGATTCACAGAATATATATGCCTTACGAATATAGTGTCTCATAAAATAAGCATAAGCATCCTAGTAGAGCAAGGAAATGGATCCTATACCTTaacacataaaaaaataaaaataaaagtgtAGAGTTAGAACAAAGACCAAGCAAAAAGGTATCCTTATGCTAGGAAAAgcacaaagtttttttttattattttgcaaaAAACACATGGTTGGTACAAGGAAAGAGCACCCCTTTTGCTTGGCTTGGCCTCGGTGGATAGATAAAGATGAGGGATGATGTCGCCCTCCTGATGCCCGCCCCAAATGCCCTCCGCACACGCTGTGAGGCTAAactgaagcccatctttatcgaGCCGAGCTTCACTCAAATCCATCCACGTCTTGAGCTCTTATCCATATGATGAGCCTCTTTTGACCCCACCCTTTATTCGATACCCTCCCATATAAAacccccaccaccaccacctccaccaCCTTATCGTTCAACACAACGCAATGCCACCCACCACcatctccccctccccctccgcctCCACCTCCAACTCCACCTCCGACAAAGAATCGGAAGGCATCGATTTCTTCGACATGAGATCTCTAAGTTCTCATCTCCCTCAAAAGTAAGAGCCCAATATCTGATCTCATGCATTCTAGTTTCACATATATCTtcagtagaaaaataaaaatatattctttCTCTGTCGTTTTAATGCAAGCTTCTGAAAAATGGTTTCATCAAGCAGACAGGAGAATAGTATATCATCCAATTTCTCATTGCAGCATCTCCTAGCTGCATATTATTGCCGCTAGTTTAGTGCTGGAATTCATATAACACGAGTTTTATGGTTAGTTTGCCATTAAATTGCACTGGCTCATGCTTGCTTTATTATATTTCTTTGCAGGAGGAAAGGATTGTCGAATTATTTCTCTGGTAGATCACGGTCTTTCACATGCCTTGCTGATGCAAAGTGCGTCGATGATCTTAAGAAGGAAGAGGCACCAGAGGCAAAGAGGAGGAAGTATTTGGACCGAAGGGAGACCATGAGTCATTCTTCTCTCTCCTGTAGGACAGAGACAAGCAGTAGTTCCTATTGCAGGTCTTATGTGGGAGTGTAATGTTTGGAGAGTATGTTTGTTTTCGCATTTGTACAGAAATCAAAAATGTTTTCATTTCTCTTTGTTACAAATTAAGGGAGCAATAATCCTGTTTATAATTCACAGCTTTTTAACTATGCAACGTATATGTTGATTAGTCTCTTATCACGCAAATATTCTTGACATGTGTTCCTTAAACATGGATCTAGCTTGAGCTCTCACCTTACCTTGCTGTGTTACAAAAATGTatttaataaattttggagCTCCTGCTAGCCAGTAATATTTGTGAGACAATATAGTCatagttttatatttatttatctatttatttatttgcttaGTGATGTTGGTCATTACTGCCATCGTTcttcttttttaaagaaaatccaTCAGTGCCAGGGTTACATTactttttctttataatttgAGAAATCTTAGTGACCTGATatcaaaagaaattcttaaaaaTTGGTCCGAGATGTCCCGGGGACGTTCAttaacaattttttttcctttttgaatcTTTCAGTTGTACGATTAGTCATTTGAAGATGTTTATGAGCAATATTGAATTGCCCATAACCCCTAGAACCTCAATTCTCACACCCTTGTGCCTCTTTATACCAGCATCATTTTGCCAGCTGCTGAGATCTACTCATATATCTGGTTTTAGTTGTAGACTAGGCTAgattatatatttaaatatgaGGAAATTTGCATGGAATATGCAGAAACTTGCATTtattaatatcattgaaaatcaGAAGATATCAATAGTTTGCAAAACAATATTAATCAACGagattttgaatatttttaGTTATTAACAATTGAACCCACTTGGTACTTTAGAAATATTGAATATAATTACCTGTTTGTTTATAAATATTGGTTGGTGGTGGATCAATTGTTATTTATTGGATTCATGTTCTTGTCGTACAATGATTATATGCCTACAATGCCATCACTAGGGTGCCAAATGATTCAATTGGTGAAGTCATTGGATGTTGGTAGTGATTTAGTTTGAAATCCTGCTCACTTTAATTTCGGAATTAAGGCTTCCTCCCGTACTAGTTCttacaaaaatatatatcattttTAAATTGATAGGTCCTTTATGCTACTATAATCTCTTGTTAATATTCTTTTGATTCAATCCAAGAGAAGGAATTCTACACTCCAATCTGCTCTAATAGAAATCTTCAATAACCAAGAAGTGGGGAGGAGAAAAAGATCTCCAACGGAAGAATAAATGATCTACGTACTAAGCTAGATGGCCAGTTTTCCAACTACTGGTGCAACATTCAGCCTTCCAGGAATTGTTCCACAATTTTCTTAGATAATCTTTTTCAAATCTTTAGGTCATTAACTAGCGACCGAATGTTTGTCTcaaatttttaccaaaaaaaaaaaaaaaaatgtttgtcTCAACTTAACATTGTTTCTTAGCATATTTCCAATTAGCAATGCTTGAGCAAAATTTATCCCAACACTCATGAAATAGGGAGATTCAAAAACAGCACGTGTTCACCCCAAGTTCACCCGGGAATAGTTTGCAATTTGACATGACTCAAGTACAATGTACTGCTGGATCAGGACTAGCATTAACCATTGTATCTTATTTGTAAAGCAAGCATACAGACTTCTTGTAACTGCGAAAGCACGACCTGAAGTAAATGCTCTGTTGGTGAACCAAACCATCTTTAATAAGCAACATGTATATGCTACAACCCGAAAGGTAAAAATATATCATACTATAGCAATTCAATACTAATATTCGGTACTAATAGCATACTGACACTCGatatgtcaaaaaaaatttgtacCATACTATACTAGCACGGAGTTTGGTACCGAAACAACGAATCTTGGTTTCGATCATTAATCATTAAAATACAGACAAATGAACATGCTCACTAATAATGAAAAACTTGTCAAGCAGAAACCAATCTGATTGATCACTCTAAAACCATATGTAAAGGGCAAGTACAAATATGATCAGCAGTGAGAGAGGTGGTTAGGAATCCAAAGATTAATGCACATCCATAACTGACAATATTCTTTGATAGAAAGGTAGTTCAAACATTGCGAAGTGAACAAAAAACATGGAAATTGGGCAGGCCGAACCGGACCTCACTATATTGTCATTAAGCAAACCGCAAGTCCCATTCTTGTTTATGTGCATCTTATAAACCAGCAAGCAATAACATCAAAGCACGCTTTTCAAAACCAGTATCTTAAAATTTGAAGTGCCTATATTACATCCCATATCATAAAATTTTGAAGACTCCATTTCTGCATTTCTGGAATAGCACAAAGATCATTAGATATCCAATAGACAGCGCACTAATTAATAAAGACCTCCAATTAAGTACATCATTAGTTCACCCAAAGGCCATACCTTGTTTAAGGAACATGACATAAAAGAATCCAAAGGAAAAGGGCAACAACTAAAACTACCAGTGGGTGAAGCATACAGATTTCAATCAAGCCCAGTAATATATATCTAACTTTCTCTGTTAGCATCAAACAAACCACGAAAATGATTGAACTCCAAATCCCAAATCTCAACACACTAAAATCTAACGTCCGGTGGGCAGATTAATGCATTTCAATACCTCCGCCTAGGTGGGCTCCTTGAACGGTGCACACGTGGTGATCTGCAgatgattgaaaaaaaaaaaatccacactAAAAAGGAAAGTACTGCATTTTACTGAAAAATATTTGGAATTATATTAGCATTCAGCAAGAAAAAGCAATAAATAACTTGGtttgataaaatattgaaagagAAAGCAAATGTGCTATTGCTATCTAAGTACGAGAAAGACAGAAATGCTTTGAGCAGAATGAGGATCAGCTGCTGGAGATCCTAAAGACCGTAAAAGCAGGTCCACCAGCATCATGATAATAGCAAACCTTTGGGCAACTAATAACACGGTTAGCAAGGAAATCAAGTGTACTCAGACAAATGCCATGCATAAATGATTTATACTTAATAAAAATAGAGCCTATAAAAATGATGACTACCATCTAATGTACTTTTCACTTATTAAAGTATGATCAACAAATTAGGAGCACTTAGGAACCTAAGATGATTCTAGAATAATGCGACCAACAAAACAGGAACCTATACATGAAAGGGTAATGAGAGagctgcttttcttttcttttcctttctgcaTTCATTCAGATTAACTCTACAAGCATATGCAGTACAAAACATTTTCAATACATCGATGCAGAAATAAAGTACTCCAAAGAGATCACTTGGCTGAAAATAATGATTGGTCAAGTATATAGAATTCTACCTCCTCCTCGCATTTCTGCGCCTGAATGGGCCATTGCTAAATGCCCAGTCAACATAAATAGTTTGTGTGAGAAGCTCAGTTCCATTCAGTGCTTTGATTGCATCTAGTGCTTCCTTGAATGTCTCATATTCAATTAGCGCATACCCCTATCTCATAAAAGGTTCAAAGACAAAACTGTAAGTGGCAACTACAGACGAAGAAATACAGAAATTATCAATGCATAAATTGAATTTACTTAATGAAGAGGTAGAAAGAGTATATTCCTTCAATATCATGCTTTTCaatacaatttttttaattagttaTATCATGAAGGCATAATACAAGAAGTACTGagctctttgttttttttttcctggggAACCTCAAAAATGGAAAACTGTGCAGACTTTTAGTGAGGGATAAAACTTGTTCTGACAAATCTAGAACCTCTTGTTATGGTCAGTACAACAACCCATCACTATGCTAACATACGAGCTACGATGAACTGTGCCTCATCAACAATATCTTGTGCATGAGTCTGTATGGTTACAATTATAATATTTGTGGAAGTTAATTAACCAAGAGCAAGTTACCCTTTCAGGTATTTGGCTCAATAAAAGTAAGACTGCAGAACTGTTGAGCAAATTTAGTCAAATACAGTAAATAATGGTCATACAAGTTGTGGAACATATACATTAGTACTGTAAATATTGTTCTTAAAAAAATACTGTAAATACAAATGTTCATTTATTGTTATTTCATAGCATGCAGCTTTATAGTTTTGCTTCACATTGAAAGGTCAAAACCAACAAATCcataaactaaaagaaaaaaaaatccttgtcCCTCATCCATGGAGGTGTCTGCCAAATATCCTGAATGCATCTAAGAAGTATCCAATAGACATGAAATGCAACTTGTAGTATCTCCTTCCTACCAACTCGGATAACTTTAATAGTTAATGCAGTATTCTTCTGAGTGTCATTCCAAACAAGTTCTGAGAAGCCATAGTATGCAGGCAGTCAAGGTATCACAGTGCTTATGCAGTATACAGCTGCTTAGGCAGGTACCTATATGATTCTTttgtttaaaatattaaaaaaaaaactgaattcATAATAACAGATAAAAGAATAGAAACTTTAGaaataactttaaaaaaatcagaGAAAATGAGAAAAATTATAGATGCAGAAAGCCACATAACCAGGTCTTCAGCTTACGCAAGCCACTTGGGCACCCACGACATGGTCTGCAGTCCATCCACATACAGCTTGGACCCTATGCTCAGCAGTTAGAGTGCTGCATATGAATATGCAACCACATAAATGCTTTTTAAAACAGCGATTTTAAATCCCATAAAAGATGGCAATGAGCAATCAAAACGAACTTTTTAAGGCTGAAGAACTGAAATTGAGCATATATTTGTTCCAAAATTCGCTGTTTCGGTACCAGACCTTGTACTGGTGCCACATTAGTACTGATTGGTACGGTACGAGGCCTTTTGGCGTACCAAGTGTTGGCACGGAGCGTTTTTGACATACCGAGTACCGGTACGGTATGATACGCTCCGCACCATCTGGTTTGAGAAGGTACGATAAACCATAGTTTGTTCCAAAGACCAGTGCAGAATATAtgataaaacaaaaatattgaAATGTTGGGTCAATAGGACTTATTTTAAGGATGAGAGGATTCATGTCAACTCTCATTTCTAATCCTAAACCAAATTCTCAAAATCAAGTAATGAGACTggttaaaagattaaaaagcaaCAAAACTAAATCATGGATCCATGTTGTGAGTAGAAAAATTAACACAAAATTTTTGCAGGTGTCCTTCATTCATGCCCAATTTATAATTACCATCATGCCTTCAAGGGATTGGCAGAGGCCATCTACTCACTATATTCTAATGATCTTCCCCCTTTACATTTGTAAACCCCAGAACACTAAAGAAAGCACAAATAGATAAGCGAGGGTCGTTGCCTCTCCATCATTTAGTTTGTGTACATCCCACACAAGATGAACGAACACATATTGAATATAAAAAGTGATTCCAAATTTTTCTAAGATTAATCAAGAAATCACTAGTCACATTGAAAGTGAAATGCCaccaatatataaataaatgaaaatacaaatatatattcatatgcatatatatctgACATTGCTATGTTAAAAAGAATGACTTGCAGCCTTTAGGTATGTCATATTTGCCCATAGATGGACAACTAATTCATTATTGTTGGAAAATTTATTACGAGATCATTAAAGGCATGGGCAGTTTTGGAAAACTAAGCAGCCATTTGGTACTGCTGTTGTTTTCAGTTTCTGTTTTCAAAAAcccaagaagaaaaatgaaccAGACTGAACAACATCTATGATGAAACccttttattttctaaattattatGTAAAATCTTTAGAACTTTTGGTGGCAAAGATTTATTGCTTTCAGAATGAGTGAAAATGGAAGCAAAGAATGGTAGAAGTTTTCTGCAAATGCTATCTCCAATATCAACCTCAATGTGGGTATTTCACTATCTTTAGAGgatcaaaaacagaaaaacagcaaCAAGAACAAACAGGCCATAGTTGGCCCTTAACTTCCTCATCCCTCAAACTCTACATATCTATAAGAAAGATACACTTGCTATCGAGGTCTATTATTTGCATAATCCCTTGACCTTATTTACTTCCACATTTTAGCcctcacatacatacatatatacatacaaatattacatatacatacatctcCTAGTGCATGTAAGTAGTTTATACAAAATTCCATCTCCGCTATAAAACCAGCCCAAATAGATCAAAAAATTCCAACATTTCCAACTTGATAAGttaaaaatatatgaaattaaCTTCTCAGCATACTCCACTACAACATCCAAATCATTGCAGATGTCAATTAATAAGAGACGGTACTAGCCAAAACACAATCCTCTCTTAATCTTTAGACAAAAAATTACCCCAACGCTATGATGACCTTAAATGTTATCCTCGTAAAGCACTTCCTATATTTGTTTTGGTTTAACATAGAATGGTAGTCTTCTCCACTGAAATGGTAGATCATCAGACTCCAAGATATATTTGCACAAAGTCAGTTCAATTCGAATATGAAATAATGGTTATTAGAACTTGGCAAGACATAAAATTGAAATAGAGTTAGGTTGAGACATATAAGTCCAAATTGGCTGATTGTACATTCAAACCTAATGATGAGATCTTATAGCAAACCTTGACTTTCATTATATGAAGTGCAGTATCTTACGCAATATACAAGAAACAGTGTGGTGGTAGGTTTGTTTGGTAATGTGCAAGAGGGACattttcaaattatatggtgagcttcttttttattttttcttttaaattttctgtcCTAAATCATGACAGACAGGTAAATATTTGAATGGTCCAACCCACTACTGAATGTGCATTAGTTAGTTTGCAATTTTTTGCCATAACTAATCAAACACCAAACTGGACTCAGAACATGATAGATATGGTGGTAGGGTCTGATTTGAAAAAGTGGTCACGACATATGAGCAAATCcaagaaaatgataaaataaggcTGCATTATGAAGTACTTTAAAGAAATATGatctacatcacatgtaacaaTCAGTGATAATTTGATGATTCTTCAAATTGATTGTTGTTGCTTTGACTAATTCACCCAAATTAGTAAAATTCAAAAACAGTTCCTTAAGGGTGGCTAAATAACTTCATGGCAAAAATAGATAGGTTCTAAAAGCATTCATGGTGTTCTTAAATGTGGTGCATACTGCCGCATAGCATCCACAGCGCCTTGCCTATATGCAGTATATAAGTGGTCATGCCATCTATGGACCAAAAAGGCGATCTATTTAGTATTGCATGGCTGCAAGTATGGTGTACTTAGCATCGTACAGATTTATATGTGAGCCTACTTAGTATTCTAAAGCTACATATACAGCCCACTCTTATACGGACCATATAGGTGAAATAGGTTTAAGCTGATGGTTACATTTGACAAAGGTTTCAGGTGGGCCTGAAGGCTGAAACAAGTATTGACTATGTTACAATTATTGCTACTGGGTATTAGTGACTAAGCAATAAGCACTAACTATTAATTATTAGTGTTATGAATCATGCTATTATCCATCCATCAAAAATTATTGTcattattgttattttattatCCTTGATAtattatatctatttttaaATAGTCGAAAAATAGTAACTGCATGCGCACCCATACACACGATCCGCACACTGCATATGCACTATGCTACCATTGACCACCCACAAACGCAGCCACTTTTAAAACCAAGCATTGAGATTCCTGTTTGGGGAAAAAGCATTTAAATACCCAATATCCCCTTCCCCTAATTGCTGGCAACGATCTTTGCATTGTCCCTACCAAATTCCAAAGAAAAGCCTCTTTTATGACAAATGAGTCTTTATTGAATATTTCTATCCTCATCCT
The Phoenix dactylifera cultivar Barhee BC4 chromosome 3, palm_55x_up_171113_PBpolish2nd_filt_p, whole genome shotgun sequence DNA segment above includes these coding regions:
- the LOC103708006 gene encoding uncharacterized protein LOC103708006, translated to MPPTTISPSPSASTSNSTSDKESEGIDFFDMRSLSSHLPQKRKGLSNYFSGRSRSFTCLADAKCVDDLKKEEAPEAKRRKYLDRRETMSHSSLSCRTETSSSSYCRSYVGV